The genomic region CTAGCTTCATGCTGGCTTCATGACGGGCCTTGACATAGTGGCAACACGCGAGCCATGCGGTCGAGGGCCAGGTCCAGGGCTGGCTCGGGCACGCCGGCGAAGCATACGCGGAACAGACCGGGCTCCGCGCAGTGGCACGCCCTTCCCGGTGTCAGATTGACGCCGCCTTCGTCAAGCAGCCGGCGCCACAACGCATGCTCGGCCGGCCATGTGGCCTCGACCAGGTGCGCTCGCAAGTCGCACATCACGAAGAGGCCGGCTTCGGCCGGGACGTAACTGAAGCCGTGGCGCTCGAGCCCTGCGACGACTCGGCGATACGCGGCCGCGAGGCGTTGCCGCGCCTGATCGAGGTAGCCGTCGACGAAGGTGCGGTCCGAGATGACTTCTTGCAGGCGATACTGTGTCTCACTGGAACATGCGCACCAATATGCGAGTGCGTCGACTGCTCTCAGCAGATCGTCGTTTTCACTGAAGAGCACACCCGCACGCAGTCCGCTCGCCCCGAAGTCCTTGCTGAAGGCCCACACGAGGTGCGTCTTCGGTCCCAGGCTCTCGCGCAGCGACGCTGCACTGACAAAGCCACGCTCACCGAACACGGACAGTGCGTAGAGCTCGTCAAAAACCACATGCAGATCCTTGGCCTGCGCCCAGTCCAAGATCCGTGTGAGCTCTTCCTGGCCGTGGA from Pseudomonadota bacterium harbors:
- a CDS encoding aminotransferase class I/II-fold pyridoxal phosphate-dependent enzyme encodes the protein VLAGAGSVLELVFYAIADAGDGILVPTPSYAGFWADLETRDSLQIVPVHTRHETQFRLRIEDLEQAYETAERPIRALLFTSPDNPLGRVHGQEELTRILDWAQAKDLHVVFDELYALSVFGERGFVSAASLRESLGPKTHLVWAFSKDFGASGLRAGVLFSENDDLLRAVDALAYWCACSSETQYRLQEVISDRTFVDGYLDQARQRLAAAYRRVVAGLERHGFSYVPAEAGLFVMCDLRAHLVEATWPAEHALWRRLLDEGGVNLTPGRACHCAEPGLFRVCFAGVPEPALDLALDRMARVLPLCQGPS